The Balaenoptera ricei isolate mBalRic1 chromosome 9, mBalRic1.hap2, whole genome shotgun sequence genome segment AGCCTCCGGATCAGGCCCCGGGCGCCCAGCAGTTAGCGGGCAGTGGCAGGAGACGGAGGGCGCCCAGCAGTTAGCGGGCGGTGGCAGGAGACGGACCAGCGGCAGCAGCCCGGGACTTAGCAGGAGGGCCGGGACCGTGTTCTGTTCTGGAAgccaagagaaaaggagagggtaAGTTTGCCGGGCAGCCGGAGAGGCCCTTCCCGAGCAGAGGCCTGAGGTGTGCACCGTGTGTCTTGTTGAGGGACTGCAGCCCGACTGacttggagcacaggctccccgCAGAACGGTGACAGGAGCGGCATctagagagggaggcaggggccgGAGCGTGGAACACGCTGGGCGCTCTGGTGAGGTACATATACGTTATTGGTGCCCGTGCTCCTCAGTTCACCTTTGCAAGTGCTCTTAACGGCCAAAGACAGTGAGCGCCGACCCATTCTGAAGCACACATAAGCCTCTTTCAAAcctcatgttttattttaaaaaggcggATGAATTTTACATTCTAGTCCGTAACGTATCAGCTTGACTTTTTATGCAAAGATGTCCTAGTTATTTCCAGCTGAGCAGAAATGACTCCAGGAGTGCGAAGCTCACTGGTCCTCTCGGCGGCGCTTACCACCGCCGTGTGCATCCAACCCGCCCCGGCCCCACCGGAGTGTGTCTCTTGGGAAGAACAGCCAGACGACCGCAGGGAGAGGGTCACGATCAGACTTACAGTATGGGAAGGTTGTCGTACATGGAGGATGGGTTGAAGGTGGGGAAACTAGAGACAGGAGGGTCACGAAATCCCAGATTTCGTGCAGTGGGAATATTGAGATCTAGGAAATAGAATTCACATGACTGGTGACTTCACTGGATGTGAAAGTGATGGAAAATGAAGGGTACAGAGAACTTTAGGATGATTCCCCAGTGTCTGACTTGAGCACTGAGGCTGGGAATACAGAAGAGAGCAGTGGGTTTGGTGCCCGAGGTGTGTACTGCATCGAAGGCCTTGCCAGGCGAAAAGATCCGATTTTAATTGGCGCTGTGAGTCCGGAGAGGGCTTAGGGTAGAAGTGATCAGCATGTAAGTGGCGGCTAAAGCTTTGATAGTAGATGAAATTGCTGAGAAGTAGAATGCGGAGTGTCGGGAGAAGAGGGCCAGCCAGCAAGAGATCTTGGGCAACACCACTGTTTAAAAgcagagcaaagaaaacaatcGTGAAAAAAATGGAGAGGGAGCTATAGAGGGAGGAAGAGATCCAAGAGGGAATATAAGGACGACCAGTAGTTCCAAATTGTCCCGCTGTCAGTGCCTGCAGGACCCCTGCTGGACTTAGTGGGCCTTCGATTATTAAAGATATTGTGACCTTAGAGCAGATTGAGTACAGGGGGCAAATGCCAATTCAGCTGGATTGAGATGACCTCGCTTTCAAGAAGTTGAGCTTTGAGGGAGTGAGTGTTGGCTAGAAAGAGATGCAGGGTCATGGGGGGAGGATTCTTTTTATTaagtggtttggtttggtttttaagaTGGGAATAGATGCATAGTTGCGTGCCGAGGAAGAGCCGGTATAAGGGAAGAGATGGTGTGAGGCCCGCTGCCTTACGCATAGGAAGTATGCAGTAGAAACAGCTGTCTAACGAACGACTGTCTGCTGCTAAATCTCCCGCTCTCAGCTCCACAGGCGAAATCTGTATGTTTTATGGGCTCCCCACTCATTATGCTCCTCATGTGCAATCACGCTTTATTAACTCGGGGGGTGTCATTTTGTAGCCCCAGAATATTCTGCTGACAAGTGACTCTCCACTGGGCGACATTAAGATAGTTGATTTTGGTCTTTCAAGAGTCATGAAGAACAGCGAAGAGCTCCGGGAGATCATGGGCACTCCTGAATATGTGGGTAAGTGTTCGCGAGAGTGGTGTGTACTCTGTGTTTGGGGTCGGGCGTCACCTTCACTGGGGAGCTTCCATGTGGCGTGATGAGTGGTGGGACCTGCCGTCCACTGTGTTGAAACTCTACCACCAGAGACCCCTTCCTttgtattaagttaaaaaaatggaaaactttaaAGAGTAAGGTACCAAATTGGTGGTCCCTTTCCTGGAGGGCTAAGAGAAGTTGAAGGGATTGCTTCTAAAAGGAATAGGAGAGGATGTCAGGTTGTCTGAGGGTGGAAGGATATTTAACAAGTAAGGACCTTTTAAGAACTTCAAGTTGGTAGAATAAATGCTGTGAAAGTCATTGCAAGCCCTGTGATTGCATAGATGTGAGAAACAAGAGAGGGCATTCTGCTGGGTTGATGCAGGGCTGAGAGCTTCtggcagaaagaaaaaggagagagcagCTGAAGTGATGAACCATGGCTTCTCGGTTTGGTAGAAAAAGTGGTAAACTATGACTTTTTGGATAGACTGGAAGGAAAATGGAGCATAAAATTAGTGGTTGGATgaggttaaagaaaaagagagatttcTGTAGAAGAGCAAAgcagtaaaataatttaaaggtgTGACCAGGGattacagttttatcatttaaaatgtcaGAGTAGAAAGGGCTCTTTGTGATTACAAGGCCTTGGATGTAGCTCTGGAAGGTCAGCTTCTTTAGACCAGGAGGTCGAGAAGCATGGGTGCCAGGCCGTAGGGTCCTGCACATCAGTGTGGAAGTTGCCCAGGGTGATGGcagccctgggaggaggaggatggcTTTTGTGTCCGTAGGTGACAGCATCATTGAGGCCAGGAGTAGAGAAGGCTGTGGCCCGGGCCTGGGGGGAAGAAGAAGATTTGCCTGAGGGCAGAGGCGTGAAGTGGGCGGACAGGCAGTCTCCTTCTAGAAGGCCTGGCGGTGTGGcaagaagaaagtgaaatgagAAGAGTAGTCCTTGAAGGAGCCCAGGATGGTGGGAATTTAtgtaggaaggaaaaaaggattcCAGGGGGACACAGAAAGTCCCGGGGGACAGGTCGGGTTGAGGAAAACAAAGCTGTATGGCAATGACAgtacaaaaaataatttgaagttttaaaatactttctaaagTCCTACAGTTTGAAACAGCAGATCCTTTATTAATTAGGTAATAAAAGATATCGCAGGCAGAAAAACACCCTTCAAATATTGTGTGTTTTTTGTGGACTAGAACACAACTTCCAGTACGCCGACTGGTACGTCTCATGGCCGCTGAGTTAGTGTTAGGAATGTGGCTTAACAAGCTGCTGCTTCAGGGGAAGCACCAGTGACGAACGGGAGGCCTTGTAAACTGGAAGAAGCACGGGAGACTGCGGGCTGAAGGGCTGTGGGCCGAGATGCCGATAGGAATTATTGCCCTGAATGAGTTTctggggggttgtttgttttgttttgtttccttccgATGCTTTCTGCTCTTTGGTAAATTCTATATTTTCTACCAAGAGCTTTTTTCCCTCCAAAAAATAAAGCTGTGTTCTTTATGATAAAAGCAGTACAAGCCCAGCcccaaaaaactacaaataactcagaagGATATAATACAGAAAAACAGGCGGCGCTCCTGTCTCTTCGCCTGGCCTGCCTTTTAAAGGGGGCCCCCCCCcgtgcccccagccccgccccagccTTTCATACGCAGAAAGGGCTGCCTGGGTGTGTGCCCCTCCGCACTGGCCAGCTGTGGGACCTCGGTCCCCAGACCTCTCTATACCTCACGGTCCTCTGTCCACGAAACGAGGCTGTGAAAGTCCTACCTCACTGGATCTGCTCCGTCACACTCTCACGTCAGCGCTCAGCACATAATAAACACTCAGAAAAGTAAGCTAATGTTATTTCCTTCCCCGCTCCTCCCACCATCTACTGCTCTCTCGGCTCTGTTGTACTTTTTCCCCTCCAGTGATTTGGATACTCTGCATTTGATTTTAAATTTCCTGGTAGtatcttttaaaactttctttttctggccGTGCTGCatcgcttgtgggatcttagatccccgaccagggatggaacccgtgccccctgcggtgcaaacctggagtcctaaccactggaccgccggggcaCTCCCTCTTTTACAACTTTTAAATAACGTTCGTAGCCTCTGCTTCTCAGCTCAACAGCTTCAGATAGAAGTGGGGGAAACCAGTATCCCCTACACCTCCTCCCCTCATGTTCTGGGGCAGGCTTATCTCCCACTCCTAAGGCATGTGCAACTTTGAGTGTTTTGGTTTtccctagaacattttcattcccTCTTTTATTGTAATTACCACCATTTTTTAGGCTTTGATCTGTTTTTAAATGGATTCAGTACTTATTGCCTGTCTTTTCATAGCCTAGTCTTCCTATTTctatacttttgaaaaaaatcgtCTTTTGGTTGACTGGATCGTACCAGTGAGTAGTCTTCAGGGAGGATTTTCCTGAATTCCCCCTATGTCCTTGCACACTTGGGACTGTCTTTCTGTTACTTCTCTGGCTGGCAGCAGTCTAGTTAGATATCATCAAAGCAAACTTTTTCTCAACGCTGTAGGCTGTCTtggttgtctgtgtgtgtgatgcATGTCATCCAAGGATGCCCAGGTTGTTTCTAACCTTGTTGACTGACTTGGTGTTAACGGGTGGGCATTTTAAAAGCTCACTGCAGCCACAGCCTAGAGAGTAGATCAGAGGGCGGGACCAAGTGGGGGTCAGGGGGCACGTGCTGTAgactggggcgggggagggcacgATTTAAAAGCGGGAACTTGATGCTTGATTAGATAGAGGGTGTGGGAAGAGGAAAGTGTAAAAGTTGCCGGTTTATGTAGCAGTAGTtatgtattcaaatatttaaaaaaaaaaatactaggacCCAGCATTGGAGGATAGAGGTGCAAAAAGCAAGTTAATTATAAACATCTAGACTTTACAGTAATGCATATTAATTTCACTTATCACGTGAACTTATTTCATCTTAGCCCAAACCTTGACAGTGTCTTAGTTTgatctttaaatttttctctctAAGAGCaaatttggcaattttttttttttcacaaaactgaatgttttcttctgtttctgatACTAGCTCCTGAAATTCTTAGTTATGACCCCATCAGCATGGCAACGGATATGTGGTGAGAATTATTTATGATGAATTGATCAAATTAGTTTCAAGAAATGAATATGATActaatttttcttacattttcattCTGATTTAGGAGCATTGGAGTGTTGGCATATGTCATGCTGACGGGAGTATCGCCTTTCTTAGGCGATAATAAACAAGAAACGTTCCTCAACATCTCACAGATGAATTTGAGTTATTCTGAGGAAGAATTTGATGTTGTGTCTGAGTCAGCTGTTGACTTCATCAAGACACTTTTAGTTAAGAAACCTGAGTAAGTATTCGTTAATATTGATCTCTATCAATTTTTGAGCAATCTGAACAAAAGCAGATTAACAACTGAAACCCCAAAATGAAGACATTGGAAGTGTAGACATAAAACTAGATGAAACCTTTGGCTTCTTacatctgttgaaagaaaaagtggcaaaaatgaaaatgttttttagaaAATGTGAACCGCACCTCAGTATAACAGATATTTGCCATCTGTTCTTGGTCTTTCAAAGGGGCTTTTCAGAGATaacttaaaatactatttttctaTATTGTGAGGAACGGCATTTGCATGCAAATGCTAaaactttgttttattcaggAACCACAATAAGATCTTTGTGGTTCATACGTCCCAAAATATAATACCTTATGCTCTAAGTTATAGTTGAGGCTTTAAACTACTTCGTCCTAATTGTAAAATGTGTATCTTTATCCAGAGATCGCGCCACTGCTGAGGAATGTCTGAAACATCCATGGCTAATGGAGAGCAGTGTTCAGGAACCTTCCCTCAAGGTGAAAGGGGCATTAGAAGAGGCACAGGCCCTCCAGGAAGGCGATTCTGTGCCTGAAAGTAATTCAGATACTCAGAAGCCGGAAACCGAGGAATCCGTCGTCACAGAGGAGTTGATTGTAGTTACTTCATATACTTTAGGACAATGCAGACagtctgaaaaagagaaaatggagcaaAAGGCCATTTCCAAACGATTTAAATTTGAGGAACCTTTGCTGCAAGACATTCCGGGAGATTTTATCTACTGAGCAGTATTTCCCTTTAGAACTTTAAGATTTCTACATTGGAAACATTATTTATGGACTTCTGGCCAAATGGTACATGTGCTGAAAGTGGATGACCAGGTGTCACTGGTAGAAACTAAAATAACTTTGTCAAACTTGTGGAGTTAGAGAAATCAAGCCAGATTTATAAAGTTGCCAACCAGGAGGTTTAACGGGTAAAGTTATCcttttcaaagttctttttaaGAAGGGAGATGCTTGAACCTTTTATTTCTGCATCCTGTTTCTCCAGAATGAGAATTTGTATGCAAAGATATCTGTAGTCACTTTCCTTAAAAATCCAAGTAAAAGTGCCAAAATTAACATCTTTGTAAATTTGTTTTGCATTAttcatatgtatatctatatctgcATATATGTATGTTGATATCTTTACTAAAATTGATACTTTTTCACTTTGGATTTTTGGAGGGGACtaagattttaatttaaataggtATTTTGCAAATTTTTGAGACCTAGAATAACATCCACTAGTTTAAtaatgtcttatttttatattttattactgcTTTATGTTGACTTGTTTTggcttctgttgtttttttcctaatgCTCTGCAACCCTATCAGTGAGAAACcctggctaattttttttttttttttcttcaacatcACTAGTAAGagtggtggtaaaaaaaaaaaagagtggtggtGATTTTTCACCTCTGAAATTGTTCTGGTTTTCAAGGTCAAGGTTAAGTCACCCTGTAATGTTAAACCAGTGTCGGCTCCGCGTGTCCCTCATCACACCTTCCTTGTCTACCCTCTTTCACAGGCTGCACCCCTGCCGCCTCCTCACACGCTTGTCGCCTGACTTTGGTCTCTTGCGAGAGGCAGTGTGATCTGATCAACACAGTGGTGCTTCGGTCAGTGAAAAGACGCTATTATGttgtttttgttaataaaatcCCCAGGAATCGgggaagaaatacaaagcacatTCATGCTGGCCATCGAGCCTCTGCTTCTGCTGAATTTCATATTAGCCCCCACGCAATACTAGGAAAAGCAGTAAAATGCCAGAATATTTATAAACCTTTACTTTGTTCATAAACGATTTGACATTGGAGACTTTGTCATTAGGGAGGTACCCTAAGACTTGTAAGATTTATAAGAATATACTCAGTAGCGTTTAATTTACTTAGGATTGAACACTTCAGCTGTATCTGGGCCCACGGTGAACAAATGCCTATTTAAAAAAGTGGAAATGTAAAAGCGTATGCTGTATAATTTAAAGCAACTAAATATTCTTCTTACACAGAACAGTCTGAGAGTCCTTATTTATCTTGTATTAGGTGCTTGTATCGGGTCAATACAACTTGTCTGTGACCTGTGTGCTGTGTGCACACAACGTGTGCTCTGTACCGTGAGCTACTTGGACCCATCCCTTCGCAGTCCGCTAGGGTGTCACGTGGCGCTTTCTTCCCAGCCTGGTTGCTCAGATGTCAGCCTCAGGACCATGGGAGCCCCTAACCATCTGTTCTCAAGTGTGTGTAGGGTACTGGGCTGGACTTCCCCATGCGTGGTCTGCAcgagctcccagccctgccttgcAAGTGTCGCAGGCCCTGCATTGTTCCGACACCATCAGGTGAAATTGATTAGGCAGTTCGAACCCTCGGTTTGCACTGTTTTCTCACTAAATTGGCATATTGATTTATACAGTTTCTTGGAAACGAGCATTTCTAAACAAGCTCtataaagagaaagaggaaattctGCTACAATGGCAGTTGTCAATGAAAACCCATGGCCACAATGCTAAAGCCTCAGGTAAGTCTTGAAAAGAGGTAAAATACAATTTTAGgcaaatttttataaataccTCTGACAAAAATAGGAGGGaggtgagaaaaaaaataccCACTATTTGAATGACACATTTTTATACTTGATGGatttattcagttttaaaatcataatCATGTGGACAACAGTTAGACTTTTTCCAAGCCATTTTTTATACTGTATTCataatacatttaatataattgctgtatttgtaaaagaaaagaaaaaagacgtGTTTTCTTTTAAGCTGGCCACTTTGCCAATTGCAGTGTGCAGCTGTCCTTAGCTGCTCTTGGTGCCTTGAATTTAGAATTGTACACTACTTTTTTGGAAGCACTTGCACTGGTAAAAGGATATATTGACATTTTTTGGTGCCTGTCATATAAATAGAGCATGAAGAGTCTTCACAGTGTTGGACCAAATCTTTCTGTTAATTACTAACCAACTAgctctgttaatttttcttttcacttgtttACAATGGACTAAACTATTCATATCCATGCAATTTAGAACTCCagttttaattataataaaattcaacattataATATTTTAGCTTGATGAGAAGTTGTTTATGAAATATGCAAAACGTAAGTGGTTTTAGTCAACTGGGAAATTGtgttttaatgtttcattttgttgttttcacaTGAAAAGTAGGAGAACATGGCTTTCTCTCGTAGTTACAGAGGCAGGTCAGATGCTAATTGCAGTGTATCTTAAACTTTTCCAACAGACCTCAGTTTGGAAGAAAGTGTAGGAGAGAAGAGGTCGCTTAGAGACTGTTGGACACGAGGTGAATGCTGTGTGGCCCCGTCCACGGAGGCCTGAGCGACGTCGCTCCCTGACACCGACGTGGATCATCTCAAGGTACCAAGAAACAAATCCTAAATACATTTTAAGCTCACACTTGGAGAAATCTGAATTAgactgataaaattaaaaataagatagtATTGTTCAAGATCATTTAGCACTTAGGGCCTTCAATTTGTTACAGAATTAAAAGAGCTGGATTAAAAACCTTAACCTCAAGCGCCTTAATTGCCAACTATTGTTTTATTGTCGTAGGGGATATAATTTACAAGTAACGAAATGTATAGCTTCTAAATCCGTACCAGCCTCTCTCGAGCCTGACAAATGCACATATTCATATAGAGGGAATTACGTGGCATGTCCACCCTGCTGTGGCTTTCACTCAGCACGATTTTGAGACTCATACATATTGGTGCTTGTATCAGCAGTGTGTTCCTTGTTGTTGCCATGTGGTGCTGTTTGAACACACCAGTTTATGTAAAACCATATGTCTGTTCATGGACCCCAGGGCTGTTGCAGGTTTTGTCtcttatgagtaaagctgctatagatattcttttttctgttgtttttgtttggttttttttttttttttttggctgcattgggtgttcattgctgcatgcaggcttttctctagttgcggtgagtggggactaccctttgttgcagtgcgtgggcttctcgttgcagtggcttctcttgttgcggagcacgggctcagtagttgtggcatgcaggccctagagcacgcgggcttcagtagttgtggtgcgcaggctcagtagttgtggctcattggctccagagcgcaggctcagtagttgtggttcattggctccagagcgcaggctcagtagttgtggcacacgggcttagctgctccgcggcatgtgggatcttcctggaccagggcttgaacccgtgtcccctgcattggcaggcggattcttaaccactgtgccaccagggaagttcagaTATTCTTGTCCAGGGATTTTTTGTGgacacgttttcatttctcttagattAAATAGGAGTAGAATTTCTAGGCCACGGGATAGATGGATatgtaactttttaagaaaatgcccTACCGTTTCTAAAGTGATTGTACTGTTTAGCATTCCtgccagcaatatatgagagttctCATTGCTTCACATTTAGTGTTggccatcttttttattttagccactcTCATGGGTATGTGGTGGTATCACAAGGTGGTTTAATTTGCtattccctgatgactaatgaggaACAAACactatttcatgtgtttgttgaaccatttttgtgtcctttttttccctttttattaatTGGATAGTGAGTTGTGATaatcttttatatattctggatacaagtcctttatagGATTTacatgttacaaatattttttaatgactgtGGGTTGTCTGTTTTCTCAAGTGTCTTTTGATGAGAAGGTAGCTGTAATTTCGATGAAGTCCAATTCatcaatttttgttttatggttaATACTTTCTATACCCTCTTTAAGAAGTCCTTACCTATACCCCAAAgtcatgcagattttttttaagctttatagttttaacttttatgtTCAGGCCCACGATCCACTTTACACCTTTGTCCCCTTTGGTGTTAGGTAGGGGTCAAGTGTCCTTGTTTTCCGTATGAATAtgtagttgttccagcaccatttgtcagACCgattttcctttccccattgaattgttttgCTGTCCTTGCCTAAAATCATCTGACCGTATGTCTGTGGATCTACTTCTGCACactcttctgtttcatttatttgcttatctTTTTGTCAGAATTTTTTGTCTTGATGTCAAGTACAGTAGGACTTCCAATTCCTTCATTTTTGAGATTGTTGTTTATTCTAGGTCCTTGGCATTTCTGAAGAAATTTTAGCATTGGTTTGTCAACTTCTACCAAAATCACCCCCTAAAATAAGCCTTGTGGGATTTTGAGATTCATCGAATCTATCGATCAATTTGACTTTGTAACGATTCTTCCAGTCTATGAACATAGTGTGTATTCCCGTtcgtttatttcattttaatttttctcagcattGTGTTGTATTTTTCAGTGTAGAGTCCTTGTACATCCTTTGTGAACTTTATCCCTGTGTATTTTGTTATTTGATGCTATTGTTTTGGATActcttgtttttcagttttggtaTTTGATACTCCTAATCCTCCAGTGGTCAGTTTTAGCTCATTGTGCTTAATCAGACCTATGTtataaattattcaaataaaaatgagtGCACTTTTCTTTTGAAACTCTTCATTTAAAGTCTTGGCCTAAAGTTTTGTTGGTAAGAGTGGAAGTAAGTCTGCTGAATTGAAATTCATGGTAACAAAATTGGGAAGGAATAACATACCCTCCTCTAATTCTCTCAAAGTAGAGAGGAGGTAATAGAATCTCAGAGGGAATATGTGGTTTGCCCAGGATCTTAACAGCTGCTGGCAAAACAGAGGATAGAACTGTTGAGCTTTCCAGGGCTTTTACCTCAGTGGAGTCTACCTTTGGCTACATATTAATGTCCATaaacaatcatttttttaaattatttttgtgtagCTTGATTGTGGATGAATTTTTGTTAATGACTGGAGGATAGGTAACCTGAGATTAGGCTGGTATAGAGGTCAGCACATTATACCCTTGTGGCCTGTTTGGTAAATGAAGCTTTCTTGGAACACAACCTGTTCATTTACATTTGTCTACAGCTGCTTTCATGGGAAAACCTGCagggttgagtagttgcaacagagatctTATGGCCTAATCAGCCTAAAATagttactctctggccctttacagaataaGTTTgccaaccccccccaccccaggctatTGTAatctaaacatattttaaataggaGATATTTCCTATTTCAAACCAATACTGACAAAGTCCTTTGGGGAGCAGTTCATTTTACATGGCAGAATAATCTTAGGGCTTTGGATTCGTTCTTACAGTTTTTATTAAAACAAGTGAGTTTTATCTACTAAAACTAAACTATTTTTACTAAATATGTCATCAACAATAGTATAACaacatttttacataaaaatgttcTCTTAGTTTCAATACACTGATCGGTTTTCATGAAAATTAGTATCTCTTGGTTATCTCCATTATTGTAAAGTGACCAGTTTTCTAATAACTTGTGAGAGAAATGTacctaggaggaaaaaaaaaaatcaagatatttaGGAAGAGAGATGTTTAATCCTCAGAGACCTGGAGATTAttcaggagggaaggaaaggattaTCACCTCATCTTTGCCCCTTTCAAAGCAGCATATTCAGTGTCCTTGTCCTACACCtttacaattatttcaaaatacaaagttTTTAGACTTACAAGGAGTTGGAAAGATAGTAGTACAGACATATCTTACGTGGTTGTAGtacagtgctaaaaccaggagaCTGACATCTGAGCAGTGCATGTGTATAAATTCTATGCCATTCTATCACATGTAGTTTCCTGTAACCACAATTTAGATACAGAACTATTTCAT includes the following:
- the STK17A gene encoding serine/threonine-protein kinase 17A, whose amino-acid sequence is MIPLERPGSGGSSPAAAPGSGRVGRGLSTPRRLPPPPRGLLTEIRTAVCTEPFQDAYSLSPGRELGRGKFAVVRKCIKKDSGKEFAAKFMRKRRKGQDCRTEIIHEIAVLELAQDDPWVIDLHEVYETPSEMILVLEYAAGGEIFDQCVADREEAFKEKDVQRLMRQILEGVRFLHAHDVVHLDLKPQNILLTSDSPLGDIKIVDFGLSRVMKNSEELREIMGTPEYVAPEILSYDPISMATDMWSIGVLAYVMLTGVSPFLGDNKQETFLNISQMNLSYSEEEFDVVSESAVDFIKTLLVKKPEDRATAEECLKHPWLMESSVQEPSLKVKGALEEAQALQEGDSVPESNSDTQKPETEESVVTEELIVVTSYTLGQCRQSEKEKMEQKAISKRFKFEEPLLQDIPGDFIY